Proteins found in one Melospiza melodia melodia isolate bMelMel2 chromosome 13, bMelMel2.pri, whole genome shotgun sequence genomic segment:
- the SLC9A5 gene encoding sodium/hydrogen exchanger 5 isoform X1 — MQPPAASPGPAAPAGAELLRWQWREVQAPCLVAAWILVASLAKIVFHLSRKVTSVVPESCLLILLGLGLGGIVLAVAKKAEYQLEPNMFFLFLLPPIVLDSGYFMPSRLFFDNIGAILTYAVVGTLWNSFATGTALWGLHRAGLMDPGVEAGLMDFLLFGSLISAVDPVAVLAVFEEVHVNETLFIIVFGESLLNDAVTVVLYKVFNSFVELGPAHIHAADYVKGVASFFLVSLGGTAVGLLFAFLLALITRFTKRVRIIEPLFVFLLAYVAYLAAEMVSLSAILAVTFCGICCKKYVEANISQKSRTTVKYTMKTLASSSETIIFMFLGISAVDTSKWTWDTALVLGTLFFILLFRAVGVVLQTYVLNRFRLIPLDRIDQVVMSYGGLRGAVAFALVILLDREKVKAKDYFVATTIVVVFFTVIVQGLTIKPLVTWLKVKRSDHHKPTLNEELHEHAFDHILAAVEDIVGHHGYHYWRDKWEQFDKKYLSQLLMRKSAYRLRDEIWDVYYKLNIRDAISFVDQGGHVHSAAKLALPSMPSRTSMSESSVTNLLRESGSGACLDLQVIDTVRSRRDKEDAAMHHVLRGSLYKPRRRYKASYSRHFISPDKQERQDKEIFRQNMKRRLETFKSTKHNVCSSKSKARLKEKGRKKKNISLTKETANGKTHRSVPWQDAAAPVLVMVSSEEEESDSSETEKEDDEGIVFVARATDEVLQGKTTPGSLDVCPSPCIIPPSPTLAEKELPWKGDQADLAVYVSSETTKIVPVDMQKAWNQSISSLESIASPPGIESGPQHRRFACPVLEEQPQSASQAMPEQSSCFQFPSHLSKSGRSQSDSSPDGPEQQELQPLMATEEQGRVPPSAEPRWLMFNRAGHL; from the exons atGCAGCCCCCGGCGgcctcccccggccccgccgccccggcgGGAGCCGAGCTGCTGCGCTGGCAGTGGCGGGAGGTGCAGGCGCCCTGCCTGGTGGCCGCCTGGATCCTGGTAGCCAGCCTGGCCAAGATCG tTTTCCACCTGTCAAGGAAGGTGACATCAGTTGTCCCAGAGAGCTGCCTTCtcatcctgctggggctgggcctggGGGGCATCGTGTTGGCCGTGGCAAAGAAAGCCGAGTACCAGCTGGAGCCCAACATgttcttcctcttccttctgcCCCCCATTGTCCTGGACTCGGGGTACTTCATGCCCAGCCGGCTGTTCTTTGACAACattggtgccatcctcacctatGCTGTGGTGGGCACGCTCTGGAACTCCTTCGCCACCGGCACCGCGCTCTGGGGGCTGCACCGCGCCGGGCTCATGG ATCCAGGTGTTGAAGCTGGGCTGATGGATTTcctgctctttggcagcctgatTTCAGCTGTGGACCCTGTGGCAGTCCTGGCTGTCTTTGAGGAGGTCCATGTTAACGAGACCCTCTTCATCATTGTGTTTGGCGAGTCTCTCCTGAATGATGCTGTCACCGTG GTGCTGTACAAGGTCTTCAACTCTTTTGTGGAGCTGGGCCCAGCACACATCCACGCCGCAGACTACGTGAAGGGGGTAG CCTCCTTCTTCCTGGTGAGCCTGGGGGGCACAGCCGTGGGGCTGCTCTTCGCCTTCCTGCTGGCCCTGATCACGCGGTTCACCAAGCGCGTGCGCATCATCGAGCCGCTCTTCGTCTTCCTGCTGGCCTACGTGGCGTACCTGGCTGCCGAGATGGTCTCGCTCTCCGCCATCCTGGC AGTCACCTTCTGTGGGATCTGCTGCAAGAAGTACGTGGAAGCCAACATCTCCCAGAAATCCCGCACCACAGTCAAGTACACCATGAAGACACTGGCCAGCAGCTCAGAGACGATCATCTTCATGTTTCTGGGCATCTCGGCTGTGGACACCTCCAAGTGGACGTGGGACACAGCACTGGTGCTGGGCACCCTGTTCTTTATCCTGCTCTTCAGAGCCGTGG GTGTTGTTCTCCAAACGTACGTGCTCAACCGCTTCCGCCTCATCCCCCTGGACAGGATCGACCAGGTGGTCATGTCATATGGTGGCCTCCGTGGGGCCGTGGCCTTCGCCCTGGTCATCCTGCTGGACAGGGAAAAGGTGAAAGCCAAGGACTACTTTGTGGCAACGACCATCGTGGTGGTGTTCTTCACTGTCATTGTGCAG GGCCTCACCATCAAACCCCTGGTGACATGGCTGAAGGTGAAGCGTAGTGACCACCACAAACCCACGCTCAACGAGGAGCTGCATGAGCAC GCCTTTGACCACATCTTGGCAGCGGTGGAGGACATCGTGGGGCACCATGGCTACCACTACTGGCGGGACAA GTGGGAGCAGTTTGACAAGAAATACCTGAGCCAGCTCCTGATGCGGAAATCTGCCTACAGGCTGCGGGATGAGATCTGGGATGTTTATTACAAGCTGAACATCCGTGATGCCATCAGCTTTGTAGATCAG GGTGGCCACGTGCACTCGGCTGCCAAGCTGGCGCTGCCCTCCATGCCCAGCCGCAcgtccatgtcagagtcatcggTCACAAACCTCCT GAGGGAGAGCGGGAGCGGGGCGTGCCTGGACCTGCAGGTGATCGACACGGTGCGGAGCCGCCGCGACAAGGAGGACGCTGCCATGCACCACGTGCTGCGAGGGAGCCTCTACAAGCCCCGGCGGCGG TACAAGGCCAGCTACAGCCGTCACTTCATCTCTCCAGATAAACAAGAGCGCCAAGATAAAGAAATCTTCCGGCAGAACATGAAGAGGCGGCTGGAGACCTTCAAGTCCACAAAGCACAATGTCTGCTCCTCCAAGAGCAAGGCCAGGCTGaaggaaaaaggcaggaaaaag AAGAACATCTCTCTGACCAAAGAGACAGCCAATGGGAAGACGCACAGAAGTGTCCCCTGGCAGGATGCAG cagctcctgtcctGGTGATGGTcagctcagaggaggaggagagtgataGCTCGGAGACGGAGAAGGAGGACGATGAGGGGATTGTGTTCGTTGCTCGAGCCACTGATGAGGTCCTGCAGGGAAAGACAACTCCTG GCAGCCTGGATGtctgccccagcccctgcatcATCCCTCCATCGCCAACCCTGGCAGAGAAGGAGCTGCCATGGAAAGGAGACCAGGCTGATCTGGCTGTTTATGTCTCCTCGGAGACCACCAAGATCGTGCCAGTGGATATGCAGAAGGCGTGGAACCAAAGCATCTCCTCCCTGGAGAGCATCGCCTCCCCCCCGGGCATCGAGAGCGGACCTCAGCACAGGAGGTTTGCCTGCCCTGTGCTAGAGGAGCAGCCCCAGTCTGCAAGCCAGGCaatgccagagcagagctcctgctTCCAGTTCCCCAGCCACCTGTCCAAGAGCGGCCGGTCACAGAGTGACAGCAGCCCGGACGGTcccgagcagcaggagctgcagcctttgATGGccacagaggagcagggcagggtgccgccctctgcagagcccaggtgGCTGATGTTCAACAGAGCAGGCCACCTCTGA
- the SLC9A5 gene encoding sodium/hydrogen exchanger 5 isoform X2, with amino-acid sequence MQPPAASPGPAAPAGAELLRWQWREVQAPCLVAAWILVASLAKIVFHLSRKVTSVVPESCLLILLGLGLGGIVLAVAKKAEYQLEPNMFFLFLLPPIVLDSGYFMPSRLFFDNIGAILTYAVVGTLWNSFATGTALWGLHRAGLMDPGVEAGLMDFLLFGSLISAVDPVAVLAVFEEVHVNETLFIIVFGESLLNDAVTVVLYKVFNSFVELGPAHIHAADYVKGVASFFLVSLGGTAVGLLFAFLLALITRFTKRVRIIEPLFVFLLAYVAYLAAEMVSLSAILAVTFCGICCKKYVEANISQKSRTTVKYTMKTLASSSETIIFMFLGISAVDTSKWTWDTALVLGTLFFILLFRAVGVVLQTYVLNRFRLIPLDRIDQVVMSYGGLRGAVAFALVILLDREKVKAKDYFVATTIVVVFFTVIVQGLTIKPLVTWLKVKRSDHHKPTLNEELHEHAFDHILAAVEDIVGHHGYHYWRDKWEQFDKKYLSQLLMRKSAYRLRDEIWDVYYKLNIRDAISFVDQGGHVHSAAKLALPSMPSRTSMSESSVTNLLRESGSGACLDLQVIDTVRSRRDKEDAAMHHVLRGSLYKPRRRYKASYSRHFISPDKQERQDKEIFRQNMKRRLETFKSTKHNVCSSKSKARLKEKGRKKKNISLTKETANGKTHRSVPWQDAAPVLVMVSSEEEESDSSETEKEDDEGIVFVARATDEVLQGKTTPGSLDVCPSPCIIPPSPTLAEKELPWKGDQADLAVYVSSETTKIVPVDMQKAWNQSISSLESIASPPGIESGPQHRRFACPVLEEQPQSASQAMPEQSSCFQFPSHLSKSGRSQSDSSPDGPEQQELQPLMATEEQGRVPPSAEPRWLMFNRAGHL; translated from the exons atGCAGCCCCCGGCGgcctcccccggccccgccgccccggcgGGAGCCGAGCTGCTGCGCTGGCAGTGGCGGGAGGTGCAGGCGCCCTGCCTGGTGGCCGCCTGGATCCTGGTAGCCAGCCTGGCCAAGATCG tTTTCCACCTGTCAAGGAAGGTGACATCAGTTGTCCCAGAGAGCTGCCTTCtcatcctgctggggctgggcctggGGGGCATCGTGTTGGCCGTGGCAAAGAAAGCCGAGTACCAGCTGGAGCCCAACATgttcttcctcttccttctgcCCCCCATTGTCCTGGACTCGGGGTACTTCATGCCCAGCCGGCTGTTCTTTGACAACattggtgccatcctcacctatGCTGTGGTGGGCACGCTCTGGAACTCCTTCGCCACCGGCACCGCGCTCTGGGGGCTGCACCGCGCCGGGCTCATGG ATCCAGGTGTTGAAGCTGGGCTGATGGATTTcctgctctttggcagcctgatTTCAGCTGTGGACCCTGTGGCAGTCCTGGCTGTCTTTGAGGAGGTCCATGTTAACGAGACCCTCTTCATCATTGTGTTTGGCGAGTCTCTCCTGAATGATGCTGTCACCGTG GTGCTGTACAAGGTCTTCAACTCTTTTGTGGAGCTGGGCCCAGCACACATCCACGCCGCAGACTACGTGAAGGGGGTAG CCTCCTTCTTCCTGGTGAGCCTGGGGGGCACAGCCGTGGGGCTGCTCTTCGCCTTCCTGCTGGCCCTGATCACGCGGTTCACCAAGCGCGTGCGCATCATCGAGCCGCTCTTCGTCTTCCTGCTGGCCTACGTGGCGTACCTGGCTGCCGAGATGGTCTCGCTCTCCGCCATCCTGGC AGTCACCTTCTGTGGGATCTGCTGCAAGAAGTACGTGGAAGCCAACATCTCCCAGAAATCCCGCACCACAGTCAAGTACACCATGAAGACACTGGCCAGCAGCTCAGAGACGATCATCTTCATGTTTCTGGGCATCTCGGCTGTGGACACCTCCAAGTGGACGTGGGACACAGCACTGGTGCTGGGCACCCTGTTCTTTATCCTGCTCTTCAGAGCCGTGG GTGTTGTTCTCCAAACGTACGTGCTCAACCGCTTCCGCCTCATCCCCCTGGACAGGATCGACCAGGTGGTCATGTCATATGGTGGCCTCCGTGGGGCCGTGGCCTTCGCCCTGGTCATCCTGCTGGACAGGGAAAAGGTGAAAGCCAAGGACTACTTTGTGGCAACGACCATCGTGGTGGTGTTCTTCACTGTCATTGTGCAG GGCCTCACCATCAAACCCCTGGTGACATGGCTGAAGGTGAAGCGTAGTGACCACCACAAACCCACGCTCAACGAGGAGCTGCATGAGCAC GCCTTTGACCACATCTTGGCAGCGGTGGAGGACATCGTGGGGCACCATGGCTACCACTACTGGCGGGACAA GTGGGAGCAGTTTGACAAGAAATACCTGAGCCAGCTCCTGATGCGGAAATCTGCCTACAGGCTGCGGGATGAGATCTGGGATGTTTATTACAAGCTGAACATCCGTGATGCCATCAGCTTTGTAGATCAG GGTGGCCACGTGCACTCGGCTGCCAAGCTGGCGCTGCCCTCCATGCCCAGCCGCAcgtccatgtcagagtcatcggTCACAAACCTCCT GAGGGAGAGCGGGAGCGGGGCGTGCCTGGACCTGCAGGTGATCGACACGGTGCGGAGCCGCCGCGACAAGGAGGACGCTGCCATGCACCACGTGCTGCGAGGGAGCCTCTACAAGCCCCGGCGGCGG TACAAGGCCAGCTACAGCCGTCACTTCATCTCTCCAGATAAACAAGAGCGCCAAGATAAAGAAATCTTCCGGCAGAACATGAAGAGGCGGCTGGAGACCTTCAAGTCCACAAAGCACAATGTCTGCTCCTCCAAGAGCAAGGCCAGGCTGaaggaaaaaggcaggaaaaag AAGAACATCTCTCTGACCAAAGAGACAGCCAATGGGAAGACGCACAGAAGTGTCCCCTGGCAGGATGCAG ctcctgtcctGGTGATGGTcagctcagaggaggaggagagtgataGCTCGGAGACGGAGAAGGAGGACGATGAGGGGATTGTGTTCGTTGCTCGAGCCACTGATGAGGTCCTGCAGGGAAAGACAACTCCTG GCAGCCTGGATGtctgccccagcccctgcatcATCCCTCCATCGCCAACCCTGGCAGAGAAGGAGCTGCCATGGAAAGGAGACCAGGCTGATCTGGCTGTTTATGTCTCCTCGGAGACCACCAAGATCGTGCCAGTGGATATGCAGAAGGCGTGGAACCAAAGCATCTCCTCCCTGGAGAGCATCGCCTCCCCCCCGGGCATCGAGAGCGGACCTCAGCACAGGAGGTTTGCCTGCCCTGTGCTAGAGGAGCAGCCCCAGTCTGCAAGCCAGGCaatgccagagcagagctcctgctTCCAGTTCCCCAGCCACCTGTCCAAGAGCGGCCGGTCACAGAGTGACAGCAGCCCGGACGGTcccgagcagcaggagctgcagcctttgATGGccacagaggagcagggcagggtgccgccctctgcagagcccaggtgGCTGATGTTCAACAGAGCAGGCCACCTCTGA
- the SLC9A5 gene encoding sodium/hydrogen exchanger 5 isoform X3, producing the protein MDFLLFGSLISAVDPVAVLAVFEEVHVNETLFIIVFGESLLNDAVTVVLYKVFNSFVELGPAHIHAADYVKGVASFFLVSLGGTAVGLLFAFLLALITRFTKRVRIIEPLFVFLLAYVAYLAAEMVSLSAILAVTFCGICCKKYVEANISQKSRTTVKYTMKTLASSSETIIFMFLGISAVDTSKWTWDTALVLGTLFFILLFRAVGVVLQTYVLNRFRLIPLDRIDQVVMSYGGLRGAVAFALVILLDREKVKAKDYFVATTIVVVFFTVIVQGLTIKPLVTWLKVKRSDHHKPTLNEELHEHAFDHILAAVEDIVGHHGYHYWRDKWEQFDKKYLSQLLMRKSAYRLRDEIWDVYYKLNIRDAISFVDQGGHVHSAAKLALPSMPSRTSMSESSVTNLLRESGSGACLDLQVIDTVRSRRDKEDAAMHHVLRGSLYKPRRRYKASYSRHFISPDKQERQDKEIFRQNMKRRLETFKSTKHNVCSSKSKARLKEKGRKKKNISLTKETANGKTHRSVPWQDAAAPVLVMVSSEEEESDSSETEKEDDEGIVFVARATDEVLQGKTTPGSLDVCPSPCIIPPSPTLAEKELPWKGDQADLAVYVSSETTKIVPVDMQKAWNQSISSLESIASPPGIESGPQHRRFACPVLEEQPQSASQAMPEQSSCFQFPSHLSKSGRSQSDSSPDGPEQQELQPLMATEEQGRVPPSAEPRWLMFNRAGHL; encoded by the exons ATGGATTTcctgctctttggcagcctgatTTCAGCTGTGGACCCTGTGGCAGTCCTGGCTGTCTTTGAGGAGGTCCATGTTAACGAGACCCTCTTCATCATTGTGTTTGGCGAGTCTCTCCTGAATGATGCTGTCACCGTG GTGCTGTACAAGGTCTTCAACTCTTTTGTGGAGCTGGGCCCAGCACACATCCACGCCGCAGACTACGTGAAGGGGGTAG CCTCCTTCTTCCTGGTGAGCCTGGGGGGCACAGCCGTGGGGCTGCTCTTCGCCTTCCTGCTGGCCCTGATCACGCGGTTCACCAAGCGCGTGCGCATCATCGAGCCGCTCTTCGTCTTCCTGCTGGCCTACGTGGCGTACCTGGCTGCCGAGATGGTCTCGCTCTCCGCCATCCTGGC AGTCACCTTCTGTGGGATCTGCTGCAAGAAGTACGTGGAAGCCAACATCTCCCAGAAATCCCGCACCACAGTCAAGTACACCATGAAGACACTGGCCAGCAGCTCAGAGACGATCATCTTCATGTTTCTGGGCATCTCGGCTGTGGACACCTCCAAGTGGACGTGGGACACAGCACTGGTGCTGGGCACCCTGTTCTTTATCCTGCTCTTCAGAGCCGTGG GTGTTGTTCTCCAAACGTACGTGCTCAACCGCTTCCGCCTCATCCCCCTGGACAGGATCGACCAGGTGGTCATGTCATATGGTGGCCTCCGTGGGGCCGTGGCCTTCGCCCTGGTCATCCTGCTGGACAGGGAAAAGGTGAAAGCCAAGGACTACTTTGTGGCAACGACCATCGTGGTGGTGTTCTTCACTGTCATTGTGCAG GGCCTCACCATCAAACCCCTGGTGACATGGCTGAAGGTGAAGCGTAGTGACCACCACAAACCCACGCTCAACGAGGAGCTGCATGAGCAC GCCTTTGACCACATCTTGGCAGCGGTGGAGGACATCGTGGGGCACCATGGCTACCACTACTGGCGGGACAA GTGGGAGCAGTTTGACAAGAAATACCTGAGCCAGCTCCTGATGCGGAAATCTGCCTACAGGCTGCGGGATGAGATCTGGGATGTTTATTACAAGCTGAACATCCGTGATGCCATCAGCTTTGTAGATCAG GGTGGCCACGTGCACTCGGCTGCCAAGCTGGCGCTGCCCTCCATGCCCAGCCGCAcgtccatgtcagagtcatcggTCACAAACCTCCT GAGGGAGAGCGGGAGCGGGGCGTGCCTGGACCTGCAGGTGATCGACACGGTGCGGAGCCGCCGCGACAAGGAGGACGCTGCCATGCACCACGTGCTGCGAGGGAGCCTCTACAAGCCCCGGCGGCGG TACAAGGCCAGCTACAGCCGTCACTTCATCTCTCCAGATAAACAAGAGCGCCAAGATAAAGAAATCTTCCGGCAGAACATGAAGAGGCGGCTGGAGACCTTCAAGTCCACAAAGCACAATGTCTGCTCCTCCAAGAGCAAGGCCAGGCTGaaggaaaaaggcaggaaaaag AAGAACATCTCTCTGACCAAAGAGACAGCCAATGGGAAGACGCACAGAAGTGTCCCCTGGCAGGATGCAG cagctcctgtcctGGTGATGGTcagctcagaggaggaggagagtgataGCTCGGAGACGGAGAAGGAGGACGATGAGGGGATTGTGTTCGTTGCTCGAGCCACTGATGAGGTCCTGCAGGGAAAGACAACTCCTG GCAGCCTGGATGtctgccccagcccctgcatcATCCCTCCATCGCCAACCCTGGCAGAGAAGGAGCTGCCATGGAAAGGAGACCAGGCTGATCTGGCTGTTTATGTCTCCTCGGAGACCACCAAGATCGTGCCAGTGGATATGCAGAAGGCGTGGAACCAAAGCATCTCCTCCCTGGAGAGCATCGCCTCCCCCCCGGGCATCGAGAGCGGACCTCAGCACAGGAGGTTTGCCTGCCCTGTGCTAGAGGAGCAGCCCCAGTCTGCAAGCCAGGCaatgccagagcagagctcctgctTCCAGTTCCCCAGCCACCTGTCCAAGAGCGGCCGGTCACAGAGTGACAGCAGCCCGGACGGTcccgagcagcaggagctgcagcctttgATGGccacagaggagcagggcagggtgccgccctctgcagagcccaggtgGCTGATGTTCAACAGAGCAGGCCACCTCTGA
- the SLC9A5 gene encoding sodium/hydrogen exchanger 5 isoform X4, which yields MVSLSAILAVTFCGICCKKYVEANISQKSRTTVKYTMKTLASSSETIIFMFLGISAVDTSKWTWDTALVLGTLFFILLFRAVGVVLQTYVLNRFRLIPLDRIDQVVMSYGGLRGAVAFALVILLDREKVKAKDYFVATTIVVVFFTVIVQGLTIKPLVTWLKVKRSDHHKPTLNEELHEHAFDHILAAVEDIVGHHGYHYWRDKWEQFDKKYLSQLLMRKSAYRLRDEIWDVYYKLNIRDAISFVDQGGHVHSAAKLALPSMPSRTSMSESSVTNLLRESGSGACLDLQVIDTVRSRRDKEDAAMHHVLRGSLYKPRRRYKASYSRHFISPDKQERQDKEIFRQNMKRRLETFKSTKHNVCSSKSKARLKEKGRKKKNISLTKETANGKTHRSVPWQDAAAPVLVMVSSEEEESDSSETEKEDDEGIVFVARATDEVLQGKTTPGSLDVCPSPCIIPPSPTLAEKELPWKGDQADLAVYVSSETTKIVPVDMQKAWNQSISSLESIASPPGIESGPQHRRFACPVLEEQPQSASQAMPEQSSCFQFPSHLSKSGRSQSDSSPDGPEQQELQPLMATEEQGRVPPSAEPRWLMFNRAGHL from the exons ATGGTCTCGCTCTCCGCCATCCTGGC AGTCACCTTCTGTGGGATCTGCTGCAAGAAGTACGTGGAAGCCAACATCTCCCAGAAATCCCGCACCACAGTCAAGTACACCATGAAGACACTGGCCAGCAGCTCAGAGACGATCATCTTCATGTTTCTGGGCATCTCGGCTGTGGACACCTCCAAGTGGACGTGGGACACAGCACTGGTGCTGGGCACCCTGTTCTTTATCCTGCTCTTCAGAGCCGTGG GTGTTGTTCTCCAAACGTACGTGCTCAACCGCTTCCGCCTCATCCCCCTGGACAGGATCGACCAGGTGGTCATGTCATATGGTGGCCTCCGTGGGGCCGTGGCCTTCGCCCTGGTCATCCTGCTGGACAGGGAAAAGGTGAAAGCCAAGGACTACTTTGTGGCAACGACCATCGTGGTGGTGTTCTTCACTGTCATTGTGCAG GGCCTCACCATCAAACCCCTGGTGACATGGCTGAAGGTGAAGCGTAGTGACCACCACAAACCCACGCTCAACGAGGAGCTGCATGAGCAC GCCTTTGACCACATCTTGGCAGCGGTGGAGGACATCGTGGGGCACCATGGCTACCACTACTGGCGGGACAA GTGGGAGCAGTTTGACAAGAAATACCTGAGCCAGCTCCTGATGCGGAAATCTGCCTACAGGCTGCGGGATGAGATCTGGGATGTTTATTACAAGCTGAACATCCGTGATGCCATCAGCTTTGTAGATCAG GGTGGCCACGTGCACTCGGCTGCCAAGCTGGCGCTGCCCTCCATGCCCAGCCGCAcgtccatgtcagagtcatcggTCACAAACCTCCT GAGGGAGAGCGGGAGCGGGGCGTGCCTGGACCTGCAGGTGATCGACACGGTGCGGAGCCGCCGCGACAAGGAGGACGCTGCCATGCACCACGTGCTGCGAGGGAGCCTCTACAAGCCCCGGCGGCGG TACAAGGCCAGCTACAGCCGTCACTTCATCTCTCCAGATAAACAAGAGCGCCAAGATAAAGAAATCTTCCGGCAGAACATGAAGAGGCGGCTGGAGACCTTCAAGTCCACAAAGCACAATGTCTGCTCCTCCAAGAGCAAGGCCAGGCTGaaggaaaaaggcaggaaaaag AAGAACATCTCTCTGACCAAAGAGACAGCCAATGGGAAGACGCACAGAAGTGTCCCCTGGCAGGATGCAG cagctcctgtcctGGTGATGGTcagctcagaggaggaggagagtgataGCTCGGAGACGGAGAAGGAGGACGATGAGGGGATTGTGTTCGTTGCTCGAGCCACTGATGAGGTCCTGCAGGGAAAGACAACTCCTG GCAGCCTGGATGtctgccccagcccctgcatcATCCCTCCATCGCCAACCCTGGCAGAGAAGGAGCTGCCATGGAAAGGAGACCAGGCTGATCTGGCTGTTTATGTCTCCTCGGAGACCACCAAGATCGTGCCAGTGGATATGCAGAAGGCGTGGAACCAAAGCATCTCCTCCCTGGAGAGCATCGCCTCCCCCCCGGGCATCGAGAGCGGACCTCAGCACAGGAGGTTTGCCTGCCCTGTGCTAGAGGAGCAGCCCCAGTCTGCAAGCCAGGCaatgccagagcagagctcctgctTCCAGTTCCCCAGCCACCTGTCCAAGAGCGGCCGGTCACAGAGTGACAGCAGCCCGGACGGTcccgagcagcaggagctgcagcctttgATGGccacagaggagcagggcagggtgccgccctctgcagagcccaggtgGCTGATGTTCAACAGAGCAGGCCACCTCTGA